Part of the Vigna angularis cultivar LongXiaoDou No.4 chromosome 1, ASM1680809v1, whole genome shotgun sequence genome, tttaaattattttggagGTGTAGTTAAAATTATGCAGGATGAAAAAGCCCAAGTTGGGTCTATGAATGAATACACTTTCTTTGGGTCGAAAAAGCCAAGTTCATGGTCAATTTTagtgatgatttacaatctatctCCGTTGTACATGGAGAGAAAATATACGATGTTATCTATGATAATATTGGGTCTTAGATAACATGAAAAGGACACTGTTGTGTATatgaaacttttaattaatgatttgaAAATATCGTGGGAAGAGGACATCAAAGTCTTTGATTCATATTCTGAAGAAACTTTCCATTTGCgtgtaatgttgtttttgcaCCATAAATGAGTTCTCAACATATGGAAACTTGAGTTGTTATAGTGTTAAATGTCATTTTTTGTATCccatttgtgaaaaaaaaaacattagttATCTTTAATTCAAGCATGGAAAGAAAAatgtgttaccaataaggagtattggtaaatcttgaagaaatttgttttgatgatgctgcaagaagttttagttgaagaagatattagaattagttaaaagcaatttgtagagattaaatgtagtaggaaattcttgtaaaccttgtaaacttgcatttttaactgcaataatcgattatgtaatggcaataatcgattatcatagagtcatacaggaataatcgattatcacatcatataatcgattatcacttttttgaaaaccccataacggacacaaataatcgattatcacttttcataatcgattatcagtggcagttgggagatgtcttttcagtttttgaccctgcacgaaactaggtttataaatagaggtcttcacagctcttagaaaaaacttttcaattgagagtattagagctttgtgcctaagggaagctctctgtgagtgaaaaggatctatgccattttgagaatacagtttgtctgaggaagttctcaaagtgatagagtgctcttgcctggtcttgtgaataggagaagctcgcgttttgtgtgtcaaaggtcggagcggttctcttcaagttggctgagcaggttcttccgttcgtttgtcgaaggaaagtgttttctattctttgcttattttgattatctgattgtaatttGCAAAccatattttagtgaaaaaaggTTAATCagtattcatagtgattaatgACTGGACgtaaaatcttttgattcgaaccaggataaaaattctgtgttgattttcttgatccctaaactcttagcatatattttaacttgtgttgtgatcgttacacgctttccgctatctatattttattccgctgcgcgactctataacggtaccgattgttccgacaaaatgggtatacaagacatcgaaaattaCTTCCTCGAAATCATCCTTACCATAGattgaaaaaaacatttaatgaaagTTCTGAAGATGATGTTGTGTTGATACCTCATAATAGTGAAGAAGTATATAACTAAGTTTCCTTAGATAACCCTTACCTAAGCTTCTAAGTAAAAatctttcaaaacttttttaaatgcaaatgcaaagaaTGCTCCTAAAACCAAAAAGAGGTTTATCTAAGATGATTTCAAACAACCTAAGTACCATGGATACTTAAAAGATAAACAATACAATGTATAAAAGGAAAGTAAAAGGAATTGAATGCTATGTAAACAAGTAAACTAACGACCCTATGTGAAGATGCAAATGACACTTAAGAGCCACTCGACACACCTTCACTTCTAAGAGTGGAAATTAAACTATTACACAATTTTAGCAATGGAGATAGGATTGTACCAAAGACATTTTCCCAAGACACCAAGCAAATAGGCAAATGAAACCAGAAATTAGAAGAACAAAAAGGTTCCGTGAtacaaaacaacaaataaaagtgaaaaaatagcTCCGAAATTCTTGGTTTCTTGAAGTGTTTATCCTCTCTTTATGTTCACTCCAAATCTATCTAAGAACTCCTTCCCAAGTCCAAAGAAAGCCAAGAATGACAAGCAAAAAATAGAAGTATCAATTAGGTAAGTACTAAAAAAGGAATTCCAAAGGAACGGTGCTAGAATAGatgaataaaaccaaaataaaactaagaatACAAGACCAACCAAATTAGCTAAGGAAAAACACTTGCTAGAAAAATGCAAACAACACTTCAATATCAAGTCCAAAATTGAGTTTCTTATTGATGTTGTtatgttcttttcttttggttGCGCTATTAACATATTGTATAAGGTGTTAACCTTCACCAGGAGATACCTCATTTTGATCTCTCAACTGTCCCGACCAGCTCTGAACCTCGTTCTAAGGTCCAAGTAACCATATGTGTCCACACTTTCTTTAGAGAACTCGACAATCTTAAAAAAGGTCTTCCAATATAGGATATTGACTAAGCTTCCTTAGTCAATTAACACTTTGCTTACCCCATACCGAGCTATCTCAACCGTGATAACAATGGGGTCATCCTGATGGGGATCAAGAGCCTTAAAATCTTCATCTGAGAATGTGATGGGTGACATGGACCTTAGTTTCTTATCATTGAGGTAGGCAACCTTCAATGCTCGGATATGTCGTTTACGTGTAGATGCTAAATATGCACCTCATACAAACCCTCCTAAGATCGTGTTGATGTGAGCTCAAAGTTAGCGGTCTCTACTCTTGCTCTTACTCCTACGCTTAGACTCTCGACGACGCTTGGTTGTTGAGGTATGACGAGAACATCTCTAGGGACTACCCCTATGAGCCAGGCTCTTGTCCTCCCACTTGGTCTTAACATATCTCTTTAGGTGACCCACTCAGATCAACTTCTCAATTTTGTCACGAAGGGTGGTTCATTTCTTTATGTTATGCCCCATATTCCTATTGTATAAGTAATGTTTACTCCCATAAGCACCTTGGGGTGACTCTTCTTCTTTGAGGGGGTATTAAGTCAATTTCTTCTCTTCTAATCTTTTGCTTGTTGATGCCTCATGCTTCATTTTTCGGTGAAAATCGTGTATATCTTCTACCCACATGAACTTTGTGACTCTCTCCCTTAACTCGTTCATGTTCACAGTCAACTATATGCAAAGGCTATTGGCGAATGATCTAGACTGTAAAGCCATAATCATGTGGTGCAAGGCTACCTCGTGGATAAGGTTCCTTATCTACCGTAGAGTCCTCTGAAATTGCTCCATGAAAGCACATAGTGATTCTTCCTTCCCTGCCTGATATTCATCAAGGCAAGGGACGTCAGATGATGTAATCTACTAGTGGCAAACTACAACCTGAACCATGAGCAAATGACGGTGAAGCTATCAATGGAGTTGGGCGGCAATGAATTGAACCATGCCAAAGCCTCCTCATTCTGAGGGATGAAGAAGGCTCTACACCAAACAAGGTCACTTGAGGTGTAAAACATCATCTCGTTCATCAACATTCTTAGATGTTCATCGGGATCAGTGGAGTTGTCATACTTCTCAAAGGCTAGAGGGTTCCACCGGTTGGGCATGTTGGTTTCCATTATGCCTACTGTGAAGGGAACTAGCCCGACAATGTTGATTGTCTGCATAGACGGGTTATCCTTGCTAGCTCCCTGTTGCCCTCATGGACAGTCTTACACGACTCCTTCCTCGGTCTGGTCGAAGCAAGTTGGGTTAGTGCAAGGGGTTCCAGTTGTTAGATGCTCTACTCTTTTCGCAAGGATGCATTCTCAACCTTGAGAGACATCAATTCCTCCTCGTACCTACACTACATCTCCTCCATTTCTTGCATGTTCCTAAGCATCTCTAGCTGGTTGTGTTGATTCTGTGACTCCTTTGTTGTTGTGGTGCTCGTCATGTTCCTAATGGTCACCATAGGGTTTAGTCACTAATCACTCTACCCCACGGTGGGTGCCAAAATGTTTTGGGTATGGGGTCGAGATCAATGATTAAAGTTGTATTGTGTCGTCCAAAGTTTGAATGTTGTCTTGAAGTCCAAATGTTGTATCAAGTCATTCATCCGCTTGAAGGGTACCTGTAGAAGGCACTCTGATGCCAAAATCAACTCAACATTGGCAGTTAGCAATTAATGGCACAATAAATACAAGTAACCTGCCTCCTTACCtcaaacctttatttataggttttaaGGTGGGGTTTTAATTAATGTTGGCTTAATCACGACCCAACTGCGGATAATCATACTGTAGTTTTAAGTTGATATGCATTAAGGTTAATGTGCTCTGATTCATGACCGACCGATTTATTTGGTAGCCAACCTGGTTCAATAGTGACTCGTTAGATAATATGAACTATGATTAATCATCCGATTTGTAGCTGATCGGATGGTTATATGGTAGAATTTGTAAGACAAATATACCTCTATTTATACAAGTGTATTTTGATCCAATTTACTacgatgaattttatttttggacGAATTACAATTAAGATATTATTCAATATGTCtttttttgaaattaaagtAACTAGCCCAAagagtaatttttatatactTGATTAATCTTTGCTCTCTTTTTTAATTATCTGAAACTGAAATGTGCGTATAATGAAATCACAAACAGTAATTCTCATATATTTCTTTCTGACAAAACAATAACTGCTTGAGTAGTTTATACATGGTGTGATTTAGAAACCTACTACTGAAGCCCCTTTGTTCACCACCTGTTTTGTTTTGCCCCTCTACATGTTTGAGTAAATGCTTGATACTGTAAACCTTCAAGCTTCGTATAGCATTCCAACTTCAATCCGTTGCTGCGGTGGAATCCCAAGAGCAGGCAAACCAGATCTACAGTTATTGTGCATAACTTCATAAAAACTAAGCACAAATTTATCAAACCAGCTACAGTTTTGGCCAATGTAAAATCTGGTCTTTCCACGAACATGAACTACCCCAGCAACCCTTGCTTCTTCTAAGTTCGAGGTCTCTTCTTCAGTCTCTTCAGAATCAGAAAGATTCTCTGGAGACTGATGCTTCTGTATATGTTTTTCCAAACTACTAATGACTTGGTCAACAAAATGATCTCCTTCCAAATTTAGAGCATCTGCATAGCCATACTGAATCATACAGCAATATACCCCTTTGAGATTTGATTTCTTGATTACAATCCTATCTTGTGGAGCAACCTTTGGAACTAACAAATATTTAAGAGTAGTGAATACTGTGACCTTATGAAGGGATTTCATGTTCTTTATGTAGTGTCCAAGAATAGGAGTCAACCCGTCTTGAATGTTGGTATAAAAGAAGCATAGCCCAGGAACCCTATTAACACTGCGGTCAGCTAAAAGCTCTTCAAGTCTCTCAAAGGTTATCTTGTGGGTTAATTCGTAATCAGTCTTTTTTTGTCTACCATAAAACCAACCAAACATGATGAAAGCAAGGATGAATGATATTGCAAAAGGAATCCAtccaccttcagcaaatttggTGAAAACTGCACTAACATAAATCCCTTCCATCACAAAAAATACGACGAAGTAAAGGCAAACTAGCACAGCAGGAGTCCTCCATATCATGATCATGACTAGTGTAAGCAATATAGTGGTGATAAGCATAACTAGGCTCACAACAACACCTGCAATAAATGGCACACCAACATCAGACTATTGCATAGATTACTGTTAGATGCTAAATAGTTTCATATACTAAATAGTCTAAGGTCGCCCTATGGCCATATTACTGTAAGAAACTGTGACAGattgtttaaatttatgattGAGAAGAACTGTCTGAGTCTTGGATGCAGAACAGCTTCTGTCGCCCCATATATTGTATGAATCATACTTTGAACAGAAGCCTTCTGTTAATGTAAATCATTGGCTGATTTCAAATTCAACAAGGGTAACCCAAAAACTGTTAtaaaatggaattttttttcttaatcagGTGGTAACTATTTAAGGTTATCTAAGCAAACATAGGGCTTGAGAAACAGACATACCAAAAGCATTTCCTATATCTTTTCCATCTCCAAAAATAAGAATCACAGCTACGCAAAGGACCATCAGGATGTAGTTCACTTCAGGGGAGTAAacctctccttctttacttttAGATGTGTGGACAACCTTCACTCTAGGAAAATAATCCAGGACTACTGATTGCTTGATTACAGAAAAGGTGGCTGATATTAATGATTGGCTAGCAACAACTGCAGCAGAAGTGGCAATGACAAAGATGGGCCAGTAGACTGAAGTTGGTATAAATTTGTAGAAGCCATCATCATGATCATTGGGATGCTTGATCAGGTAAGCTGTCTGTCCCGCATAAGTCAGAACTAAAGATGGGTAGATTGTGAACAGAAAAGCTATCTGTTATCAAAttaacaaagaagaaaagagtatAAGACAATAATTGGCTGAGAAGGATGCACAACCTTCAAAGAGAGGTAAAAGAAATTATAGATATCAACCTGAATGGACTTCGGATTGAAATGACCAAGATCAGCAAACATTGCCTCAGAACCTAGCAAGATGAAGAAATTAAGAACAGAGAAACAAAATGTACttcaaagtaataaatttttatgactAAGAGATCACTGTATTCATATCAGAAGTCAGAACAACAAACGTACTGGCTTGCCCATCTAAACAATTGTCCACAATTAAGTGTTTGGACATGTACTAGTCACCCCCTAAGGTTGTTAAATTCTGAATCACAGAGATTACTTTGAATCAtgaatatcatatttattatattgaatagttagtgataaaatgaaaaatactttgaaaatttatgataaaaataggGGTATTCAGTAGCATTCctttttatttaacaatttaagcttattattattttattattcaatttctCTGATAACAATAGCTGAAGGAAAAGCAAAAGGGAATGATGAAAATTAATTGTGAAATTCATATGAATGATATGAATTGTACTGT contains:
- the LOC108319709 gene encoding probable potassium transporter 17, translated to MENHVQHPSSNDVVVNVNGDSDSEARRLHPTDHAFSSQQQQQRQEGNERRESLVLAYKTLGVVFGGLVTSPLYVYPSMPLKSPTEDDYLGIYSIMFWTLTLIGVVKYANVAIRADDHGEGGTFALYSLLCRHVNIGILPPKHVGLNTTKDVQKRTLLAKFFQTSLVARRLLLFVAMLGTCMLIGDGILTPAISVLSAMDGLRAPFPSVSKSLVEALSAVVLIVLFLLQKFGTSRVSFLFSPIMGSWTLSTPLVGVYSIIHHYPSIFKALSPHYIFHFFWRNGKSGWLLLGGTVLCITGSEAMFADLGHFNPKSIQIAFLFTIYPSLVLTYAGQTAYLIKHPNDHDDGFYKFIPTSVYWPIFVIATSAAVVASQSLISATFSVIKQSVVLDYFPRVKVVHTSKSKEGEVYSPEVNYILMVLCVAVILIFGDGKDIGNAFGVVVSLVMLITTILLTLVMIMIWRTPAVLVCLYFVVFFVMEGIYVSAVFTKFAEGGWIPFAISFILAFIMFGWFYGRQKKTDYELTHKITFERLEELLADRSVNRVPGLCFFYTNIQDGLTPILGHYIKNMKSLHKVTVFTTLKYLLVPKVAPQDRIVIKKSNLKGVYCCMIQYGYADALNLEGDHFVDQVISSLEKHIQKHQSPENLSDSEETEEETSNLEEARVAGVVHVRGKTRFYIGQNCSWFDKFVLSFYEVMHNNCRSGLPALGIPPQQRIEVGMLYEA